GTGATCGCGCTCTGCACCCGCGTCTCGACGCCCTCCTTCTCCAGGAAGTCCTGCAACGCCAGGCAGTTCATCACGGTGCCCAACATGCCCATGTAGTCGGCGCGGGCGCGGTCCATGCCACGCTTCTGCAGCTCCGCGCCGCGGAAGAAGTTACCGCCGCCGATCACCACGGAGACCTGCACGCCGCGCCGGACCACGGTGGCGATCTGCCGGGCGATGGCCTGTACGACGTCCGGGTCGACACCGATCGCACCGCCGCCGAAGACCTCGCCGGAGAGCTTGAGCACGACCCGGCGGGCCCGGCCGGGAGGTGGTGCCGTCGGATCCTCCGCTGCCCGGCTCCGCTCACTCACAACCTGTGTCATCCGCCCGCCCTTCCCTCGCCACGTCCCGCGCGCCGCGTTGTGCGGCTCTGCCCGATGTTGACCCTATGTGACGAGGAGGCCGCGGTGCCTGTGACGTACACCTGCGACCTCCTCCTCGACGTTCCTGCCCACCGGACGCGCGGCGCCCGGTGACCGGCTCAGGCCTGGCCGACCTCGAACCGCAGGAAGCGGGTCACCTCGATGCCGGCCTCGGCCAGCACCTGCTTGACCGTCTTCTTGTTGTCGGCGACCGACGCCTGCTCGACGAGGACGAAGTCCTTGAAGAAGGCGTTCACCCGGCCCTCGACGATCTTCGGCAGCGCCGCCTCGGGCTTGTTCTCCTCGCGGGCGGTCTGCTCGGCGATGCGCCGCTCCGACTCGACGACCTCAGCCGGCACCTCGTCCCGGGTGAGGTACTTCGGCCGCATCGCGGCGATCTGCATGGCGACGGCACGGGCGTCCGAGTCGCCGGCCTCGTCGCTCTTGCCGGTGAACTCCACCAGCACACCGACGGCGGGCGGCAGGTCCTGGCTCTTGCGGTGCAGGTAGACGGCGGTGGTGCCGGCCAGCTTGGCGAAGCGGTTCAGCACCAGCTTCTCGCCGATCTTGGCGGACTGCTCCTGGACCAGGTCGGCGACGCTCTTGCCGTCGATGGTGGTCGCCAGCAGCTCCTCGGCGGTGGTGGCCTCGCTGCGCTCGCCGTGCTCGACGAGCTGCTGGGCCAGCGCGACGAAGGCGTCGTTCTTGGCGACGAAGTCGGTCTCGCAGTTGAGCTCCAGCAGCGCCTTGCCGGAGTGTGCGACCAGGCCGTTGGCGGCGGTCCGACCGGCCCGCTTGCCGACGTCCTTGGCGCCCTTGACGCGCAGGATCTCGATGGCCTTGTCGAAGTCGCCCTCGGCCTCGGTCAGCGCCTTCTTGGAGTCCATCATGCCGGCGCCGGTGAGGTCGCGGAGCTTCTTGACGTCCGCGGCGGTGAAGTTGGACATGGCTCTCTCTTCGGTGTTGAGGCTCGCTGGGATGGTCTGGGTTGCCGGTCGTCCGGCACCGGGCCGGATCCGGCTCGGAAACCGGGCGTGACCTGCGGATCCGCCGCTCCCCGCCAGCCGGTCACGGCGGGCGGGGAGCGGCGGAGAGGTCACTCTGCGGCTGCGGCCGCCGGCTGCTCCGCGGCGGCGGCCGCCGGCTGCTCCTCGTCGGCCTTCTTCGGCTCCTCGAGCAGCTCGCGCTCCCACTCCGGCAGCGGCTCGTCGGTGCCGACGGCGCCCGCCTCGGGCTTCTCGTCGGCGCCCCGGCGCCGGCCGGAGCGGGCGATCAGGCCGTCCGCGACGGCGGCGGCCACGACCTTGGTCAGCAGCTCGGCCGAACGGATCGCGTCGTCGTTGCCCGGGATCGGGAAGTCGACCTCGTCCGGGTCGCAGTTGGTGTCGAGGACCGCGATGACCGGAATGTTCAGCTTCCGGGCCTCGTCGACCGCGATGTGCTCCTTCTTGGTGTCGACCACCCAGATCGCGGCCGGGAGCTTCTGCATGTCCCGCAGACCACCGAGGGTGCGGGACAGCTTGATCTTCTCGCGGGAGAGCTGGAGGGTCTCCTTCTTGGTGTAGCCGGCGGCGGTGCCGCTCAGGTCACCGAGGGCCTCGAGCTCCTTCATCCGCTGGAGCCGCTTGTACACCGTCTGAAAGTTGGTCAGCATGCCGCCGAGCCAGCGGTGGTTGACGTACGGCTGGCCGACCCGGGTCGCCTGCTCGGCGATGGCCTCCTGGGCCTGCTTCTTGGTGCCGACGAAAAGAACGCTGCCACCCTCGGCGACGGTGTTGCGCACGAAGTCGTACGCCTTCTCGATGTAGTCGAGGGTCTGGCGCAGGTCGATGATGTAGATGCCGTTGCGCTCCGTCATGATGAAGCGCTTCATCTTCGGGTTCCAACGCCGGGTCTGGTGCCCGAAGTGGACACCGCTCTCCAGCAGCTGACGCATGGTCACTACGGCCATGGTGGGGTACTCCTCAGAAGATCCCTGGTTGTCACGCCCGGCCGGCGGCCGGGCGTCCTGGCGCCTGATCGCCGGTCATGGTGGGCCCGATCGACATCGGGACCAGGGAACCGTCGCCCCACGGATGACCATGGAGAGGACGCGCGAAGTCGACCGCGTGACGCGGTCGCCAGTCGACAAGTGTACGCCCCTACCCGGTCCCCCGACCCCGGGGTGCACGAGGAGGGTGCCGCGCGGGTGCTCAGCGGGGCGGTGCCCAGCGGGCAGGTGCTCAGCGGACGGCGAGGGCCGCCGCGACGAAGAGCACCAACCCGACGGTCAGGTACGCGGTGGGGGGACGCAGCCAGCCCCGGCTGCCGTCGGCCAGCGCCAGCCCACCGGTACGCAGCCCGTAGAGCCCGGCACCGAAGATCGGCAAACCACCGACCAGGAAGATCCCGACGACGACGTGGGACACCGGGGCCGGATTGGTGGTCAACCCGTGCAACAGCACCCGCAGGGCGGGAACCTCGAAAACCAGCACCAGCAGGGCGATGAGGACCGCCAGCGCCGGACGGCGAGTCCGGTAGACCCCCTCCCCGGCGACCGGGCCGGGACGGCCGAGCGCCGCCCCTCCGGGGTAGCCCAGCGGCTCCATCCCGGGCGGCGGCAGGTCCGGACGCGGGACGACCGGCGGCATCGGCCCGGTCGGCATCTCCAGCGGGTGCGGTAGCTCACCGATCGGACCCGCGTCGACCGCCCGGTCGCGGTCGACCCCCCGCTCACGATCGACTGCCCGCTCACGATCGACTGCTCGCTCACGGTCGACACCGTGAGCGGCGTCCGGGCCACGCCCGTCTCCGACCCCGTGGTCGAGGTCGGCCGCGCGGTCGCGCCTCCGGTCGAGGTCGGCCGCACGATCGAGGACGACGCTCCGGTCGAGGTCGGCACCACGGCCGGGGTCCGGAACCCGCCCCGGGTCCGCGCTCCGGTCGGCGTCGACGGTCCGGCCCGGCTCGGCGCTCCGGGCCACCTCCCCGGTGCGGGACGGGTCGATGACCGGGTACCCGGCGAGCGGGGACTGCCGCATGGGGTCCGGGACCCGACCCCGCTCCGAGGGCTCGACGCCGTCGCGGAACGAGTCGACGTCGTCCCGGAAGGCCAGTTGCTCCCCCGTGTGCCGCCCCTCGCGGGACCGCCGCGAGGGGCGCTCGCCATACAGGTCACTCCCGGTGACTCCGTCGTCGGCCGGCTCGGCCCGTCGAGAGCGGGGCGGGCGGTAACTCTCCGCGTCCGGGTGGTCGACCCCCCGTGGGTCGCCCGCGTCAAACCGGCCGGAGTCGGCGTACCGGCCGCCCGGCGGGTCGGTTAGGTCGCCGTACCGTCGCTCACCGGTGTCACCGCGCTGCTCAGGCGCCCGGAAGTCGTCGCCCCGGTAATGATCGTCGCCACTGGCGCGCCACTCGGACTCGCCGTAGCCACGGTCACCGGAGTACCAACGCGACTCCTGATCTTCGGAAAAGCTCCGTCGTCCGTCCACGACCGGCACCGTATGTGACAGCTACCCTGCCGCGCCATTCGCCGCTCCGAGGTCACTTTTGCCACCTACGACCGTCACGCTCCGCACAAATCCGCCGATGATCCGGCGGCTCGCCCTGTAGCACACCGGGTGCATGATCGTCCGGTTGTCCACAACCGGCTCCGTCGTCCACAGGCAGCCCCTGCCAGGTGGCGGAAACGGGCCGGTCCGCGACACCGTGCCGGCATGACGAGACGAAGCCAGGCGGTCGGCGCGTACGGCGAACGGTGCGCCGTCCGACACCTGATCGGGACGGGCCTGCGTCCGGTCGCCCGCAACTGGCGCTGCCCGGACGGCGAGATCGACATCATCGCCTGGGACGGCGACGTCCTCGCCTTCTGCGAGGTGAAGACCCGCCGGGACGACAGCTTCGGCAGCCCCGCCGAGGCCGTCGTCCCGGCCAAGGCCCGCCGGTTGCGCGGGCTCGCCGTGCGCTGGTTGGCCGAGACCGGCACCCGGGCGGACGACCTGCGCTTCGACGTGCTCTCGGTGCACCTGTCCGAGGCCGGCGCCGCCCGCGTCGAGCATCTCAAGGGCGCGTTCTGAGATGGGTGAGCGCCGATGAGCTACGCCCGGGTGCTCTGCGTCGGCCTGGTCGGGGTGACCGGACACGTGGTGGAGGTGGAGGCCGACCTGGCGTCGGGACTACCCGCCGTCGCGATCAGCGGCCTGCCCGACACCGCCCTGCACGAGGCCCGGGACCGGGTCCGGGCGGCGATCGTCAACTCCGGCGAGACCTGGCCCAACCGCCGAATCACCCTCAACCTGCTGCCGGCGACGCTGCCGAAGTACGGCTCGGCCTTCGACGTCGCCATCGCGGCGGCCCTGCTCGGCAGCGCCGGTCAGTTGCCACTGCTGCCGTTGGAGGGGGTGGTGCTCCTCGGCGAGCTGGGGCTCGACGGCGCGGTCCGACCGGTACGGGGCGTGCTGCCGATGGTCGCCGCCGCGGCCCGCGCCGGCGTGACCCGGGCGATCGTCCCGGCCCAGAACGCCGCCGAGGCCGCGGTGATCCCCGGGGTCCGGGTCCGCGCTGTCGACAGTCTGCACCGGCTGGTCGCCTTCGTCCGGGACGGCAGTCCGCTGGACGAACCACCGCCGTTGGCGGGGGCCGTCGCCGCGCCCGGCCCGGACCTCGCCGACGTGGCCGGGCAGGCGTACGCGCGCCGGGCACTGGAGGTGACCGCAGCCGGTGGCCACCACCTGGCGCTGCTCGGGCCACCCGGCACCGGCAAGACCATGCTCGCCGAGCGACTCCCGTCGATCTTGCCGACGCTGGACGACGAGGCCGCCCTGGAGGTCACCGCGCTGCACTCGATCGCCGGCCTGCTACCGCCCGGCGGGCACCTGCTGCGCCGGCCGCCCTTCCAGGCCCCACACCACACCGCCACCGTGCCGGCGCTGGTCGGCGGCGGCCCGGGGCTGGCCCGGCCGGGGGCGGTATCGCTGGCCCACCGTGGGGTCCTCTTCCTCGACGAGGCCCCCGAGTTCAGCCGGGGTGCGCTCGACGCGCTGCGGCAGCCCCTGGAGGACGGACGGGTCCAGCTCGCCCGGGCCCGGGGCTCCGCCGAGTATCCGGCACGGATCCAGTTGGTGTTGGCCGCCAACCCCTGCCCGTGTGCCCGGCCGGTGGGGGACACCGCCTGCGAGTGCAGCCCGCTGGCCCGCCGCCGCTACCTCGGCCGTCTCTCCGGGCCACTGCGGGACCGGATCGACGTTCAGGTGACGGTGCCGCCGCTACGCGCCGCGCAGTTGATGGGGACGGGCGAGGTGAGCGAGCCGTCGGCGGTGGTGGCGGCCCGGGTGGCGACGGCCCGCGCCGCCGCCACCGAGCGGTGGGCGGCCGTCGGTCACCGGCTCAACGCGGAACTGCCCGGCCCGGTGCTACGCCGCCCGCCGTTCCGGCTACCGGCCGGCGACACTGCCGAGTTGCGACGCCGCCTGGACAACGGGTCGCTCTCCGCGCGGGGCTTCGACCGGATTATCCGGCTGGCCTGGAGCATCGCCGACCTGGACGGCCGACTGCGTCCGAGCCGGGACGACGTGTGGGAGGCGATCGGCCTCCGGACGGGAGAAGGCGCATGACCGAGCACGACCACCAGGACCGGCTGGCGCGGGTCGCGCTGACCTGGCTCGCCGAGCCGGGCACCTGGACGGTGCACCGGTTGGTCGCGGAGATCGGTCCGGCCGCCGCGCTCGACCTGCTGCTCGCCGGGGGCGCACCGGAGGACCGGTTGCGCCGCAGGGTCGCTGCCCGGGCCGGCTCGGCCGATCCCCGGGCGGTGGCCGCGGAGGCGTTGGCGCGTACCGAGCGGTTGGGGGCACGGCTGGTCACCCCGGCCGACGCCGAGTGGCCGGCCCAGCTCGACGACCTGCACCGGCTGGCTCTGTCCGACACGACCCGGCGGGTGGACACCGAGACCGCCCCACCGCTGTGTCTCTGGGTACGCGGCGGGTGGCCGCTCGGCGAGGTGTTGGACCGGTCGGTGGCGGTCGTCGGGGCACGGGCAGCCACGTCGTACGGGGTCCATGTGGCCACCGAACTCGGGTACGGGCTCGCCGAGCGGGAGTGGACGGTGGTCTCCGGTGGGGCGTTCGGCATCGACGCCGCCGCGCACCGGGGAGCGCTGAACGCCGGCGGCGTGACGGTGGCCGTACTCGCCTGCGGGGTGGACCGTCCGTACCCGATGGGCAACAGCGCCCTCTTCGACCGGATCGCCGAAACCGGTCTGCTGGTCAGCGAGTGGATGCCGGGTGCCGAGCCGTTGCGTCCCCGGTTCCTGGTCCGCAACCGGGTCATCGCCGGGGCCACCCGGGGCAGCGTGCTGGTGGAGGCGTCGGCGCGCAGCGGGGCGACGCAGACCATGCGACGGGCGCTCGGCATCGGCCGTCCGGCGATGGTGGTGCCCGGTCCGGTCACCTCGGCCATGTCGGTCGGGGCGCACGAGATGCTCCGCGAGTATCCGACGGCCCGACTGGTCACCGGCGTACCGCACGTGCTCGAGGAGGTCGGGCGGATCGGCATCGACCTCGCTCCCCTGGTCCGGGGGCCGAGCCGTCCCGCCGACACGCTCGACGACGAGGCGACGCTGCTGCGGGAGTCGTTGCCCCGGCGGGGTGTGCTGGACCCGGACGCGCTCGCCGCCCGGGCCGGCATGGACATCCGGACGGCCCTGCGCAAACTCGCCCTGTTGGAGGAACTGGGCCTGGTGGTGCGCCACGACGGCGGTTACGCCCTCCCGCCCCGGAGGGAGCGTCCGCTCCCCGGAACTCACGCGGCGCAGCCGCCACCGCCAGCGCCGGGGACAGCGACGGCAGATGGTGTCGACCCGGAGGTCAGTCCCCCTCCAACCGGATCTCCACGTCATGACCTCGCATGCACCGACGGATGAGCGCCGCCAGGTTGCGTATCCGGGCCGTCTCCGCCGGGGAGGCGGCCACCTCGGCGAGGCAACGCAGTTCAGCCAGGAGGCGGGGCGCCTGCTCGGCGCTGACCACGAGTTCACCGGTGGGGTCGAACCGGTCCAGCAGCGGAGTGCGTCCACCACCGCGTACCCGGGTCAGCAGCCGCAGCAACACGTCGTCGGAGTCGTCCACCACCTCGACGGGCACATAGGAGGCACGGCGGGCCGGACCAGCGGACCGGACCACCCGGTAGAGCACGACATCCAAACCCATCCGGCCGCCTCCGTCCGTCGACGTCTGCCTGCCCCGTGCCGGACCGGTCCACCTGGACGACGACCGGGCGTCGGGCACGACGACCACGCCACCGGCGAGCCGGGACGGCCCCACGACCAGGAGACGACTGTCGGTGAATCCGGGCGGTCGGGGCCGGCGGGTCCGCCGCGCTGCCACCCGCCTGTACCGACCGTAAGCTGAACCTGTGCAGGGCGACAACCACATCCCGGCGGGCGCTGTGGTAGCCGCTGGACACCGATCGGTGGGGTGTCCCGGCAGCCCATGGCGCTGTTGGCCCGGTGGCCCGTGGTGGCGGCGGTGAGCCGCGCCGACGACAGCACCCGTGCGCGCCACGAAGCGCTGCCCGCGGCGCTGCGCAACGCGGTGGACGAGTTCGCCCGGCACCTGGCCCAGGTACGCAACCAGTCGCCGCACACGGTGCGGGCGTACGTCGCCGATCTGGTGTCGCTGCTCGACCACGCCGTCCGGATGGGTGGTCGAGCGCCCGCCGACCTGGACCTGACGGTGCTGCGTAGTTGGCTGGCGAAGCAGCGGACCATGGGAGCGGCCCGCAGTTCGCTGGCCCGCCGCGCGGCGACGGCGCGGACGTTCAGCGCCTGGGCGCATCGGCGCGGCCTGCTGCCGACTGACGTGGCGGCCACTCTGGCCAGCCCAAAGGCACAGCGGGAACTACCCACCGTGCTCCGCGTCGACCAGGCCGCCACGCTGCTCGACGCGGTCCGTCACGCACACCCCGCACCACAGCCGCCCGGCACAGCCGAGCAAGCACCACAGCCAGCGGGCACACCCGAGCACACGGCACAGCCAGCGGGCGCAACCGGCCTCGTAACGGGTACGGCACCTGACGGGTTGCCGGCCACGGCGGCCGGGGGGCGGTCCGCCGGGGCGGACGGGCACGACGAAGCCGTGCTGTCGCGCGACCGCGCGCTGCTGGAACTCCTCTACGCCACCGGGGTACGAATCAGCGAGGCGTGCGGACTGGACACCGGCGACATCGACCACGGTCGCCGGGTGATCCGGGTCCTCGGCAAGGGCGACCGGGAACGGTCCGTGCCATACGGGCTCCCGGCCCAACGTGCCGTCGACGACTGGCTGCGACACGGGCGGCCGGTCCTGGCCCGACCCGGCTGCGGTGACGCCCTGCTGCTCGGGGCCCGGGGCGGCCGACTGCACCCCACCACGGCACGCCGGATCGTCGCCGGGTACGCCGACGCCGCCGGACTGCCCCGCACCAGCCCGCACGGTCTACGCCACTCGGCTGCCACCCACCTGTTGGAGGGTGGCGCGGACCTGCGTGCGGTGCAGGAGATCCTGGGGCACTCGTCGCTGGCAAGCACCCAGATCTACACGCACGTCTCGGTGGAACGGCTGCGGGCCGCGTACCGGCAGGCCCACCCCCGCGCCTGACCGGCAAGCCTCTCTGGCCGACGTCAGCCGCGTCGGGGCGAGGAGCCGGGACCGTCGGCGGGCGAGCCCCGCAGCACCACGTTCGGTGCCCGGCCGAGGTCGAGGGACATGCGGACGTCGTCGTACCGCTCGTCACCGACCGCGATGAAGTTCGGCAGTCGTCCCCACTCGCGGAAGCCCAGCCGCTCGTACAGTTCGATCGCGCCGTGGTTGTTGCCCCGCACGCCGAGGGTGAGGGTCTCGATGCCGGCCTTGCGCGCGTCGTCGACCAGCGCCTCGGTGACCGTGCGGCCGAGGCCGAGCCCACGCGCGGCCGGATGCGCCATCACCTTCTGCACCTCCGCGGAGTGCCCGAAGACCGGCTTCGGCCCGCGACGCCACAGGCCGGTCGCCACCACCCTGCCCTCCGCCACGGCGAGCACCAGGCTGGCGTCCCCCGCCCGGACGAGGGTGAGAATCTCGTCCAGCCAGGCGTCGGTCTCGGCGCGGGTGGGCGGGGCGAGGTACCCGATCGCGCCGCCCCGTTCGACCACCGCGTGCAGCACCCGGTGCACGTCGGCCTGAAGTCGTCGGTCGGCATCGGCTGGCCACCGGAGTTCGACGCGAGAGGTCATCTGCACATTTTCGGGGATCGGGCTGCCCCGGCTCGCACCGCCCGGCCGCGCGTCGCCGACGGACCGACCCCATCCCCACCCGCGAACCCTGAATCGCCGGCCCGTCGCGGGCTACGATCACCGGGTGACCGTCCCGCAGCCACCTGCCCCGCTGCCCGGCGCCCGGCTGTTGTTCTCTCTCGACCCGGCGGTCAGTCAGCTCAACCACGGCGCGTTCGGTACCGTGCCCCTCCCGGTTCAGCGGGCCCAGCAACGGCTGCGGGACGAGATGGAGGCGAACCCGCACCGCTTCTTCTCCCGTGGACTGGTCGAGCGGCTCGGTCACGCCCGGCGGCACCTCGCCGGTTTCCTCGGTGCCGACCCGGAGGGCAGCGCCCTGGTCGGTAACACCACCACCGGGGTCGCCGTGGTCCTCCAGTCGCTCCGCCTGCGGCCGGGCGACGAGGTGCTGATCACCGACCACTGTTACGGAGCGGTCGCCCTGTCGGTGCACCGGGAGTGCCAGCGAACCGGAGCCTCGTCCCGGGTCCTTCCGGTGCCGCTCTCCGCGACCGACGAGGAGATTGTCGAGTCCTTCCGCGCGGGGCTGCGGCCGGGACGGACCCGGTTGCTCGTGGTCGATCAGCTCACCTCGGCCACCGCCCGCCTGTTCCCGGTCGCGGCCATCGTCGGCGTCGCCCGCGAGCAGGGAGTGCCGGTGCTGGTCGACGCGGCGCACGTGCCCGGCATGCTGCCGGTCACCGTGGAGAGCATCGGCGCGGACTTCTGGGTCGGCAACCTCCACAAGTGGGGATTCGCCCCGCGCGGCACGGCCCTGCTGGCGGTACGGCCGCCGTGGCGGGAACGGATCGAACCCCTGACGGTCTCCTGGGAGCAGGAGAGCGGCTTCCCGGCACGGGTGGAGTGGCAGGCCACCCTGGACTACACCGGCTGGCTCGCCGCACCGGTGGGGGTGTACACGCTGCGCAACCTCGGCGTGGAGCGGGTCCGCGAACACAACGCCGCTCTCGCGGCGTACGGCCAGCGGGTGGTCGGGGACGCTCTCGGCGTCGCGCCGACCCACCTGCCGGACCCCGGCGGCCCGGCGGTGGCGATGCGCCTCATCCCGCTGCCGCCAGGAATGGCCACCACCGTCGAGACGGCGAAGGCGCTGCGGGACCGGATCGCCGACCGGCTCGCCACCGAACTCGCGGTGATGGCGTGGGGCGGCCGGGGTTGGTTGCGCCTCTGCGGCCAGGTCTACAACAGCGCCGAGGAGTACGAGCGCCTCGCGGTACGCCTGCCGCCCCTGCTCGCCCAACGCTGATCCCACCCGGCTCCCACTCCGGCCACCCGGCGACCGGCGGGTCGCCGAGGGGCAGCAGCCGTACCGGGACCGGCCCGAGCAGGGCGAGCGGGTCGAGGTACTCCTCGCCGCGCCGCAGGCCCCAGTGCAGGCAGGCCGAGGTGGGACAGCCGGTGTGTCCGGGTGACAGCTCTCCCAACGGCGTGCCGGCCGTGACCCGCGTACCGGCTCGCACCGACGGGCGCACCGGCTCGTAGGTGGTGCGCAGGCCGTCGGTGTGCCCCACGGTGACCACCGGCCGACCGGCGACCAGGCCCGCGAAGAGCACCACTCCGGCACCCGCCGACCGGACCACGGCGCCCGCCGGGGCGGCCAGGTCGACACCCCGGTGGCCCGCCAGCCACGGCTGGGGCGGCGGATCGAAGTCACGGACCGGCCGGGGCGGACCGTCCAGCGGCCATCGGAAGCTCAGCCCCCGCGCCGCTCGCGGCAGGTCGGGCACCGGCGGGGGCACCGGCTCGACGGAGACCGGAGCCCGGACGACCGGAGCGGACCCGACAGCGGCCAACGACCGCGCGAACCGATTCGGCCCGGCAGAAGCCAAGGCCCGGACGGACCCGTCCGGAACCCCCGCCAACGCGGCCGTCACCGGGACGGGGTGGGCAGCCGTCAACGCCACCACCGTCGCAGCCGCCAGTGCCGCCCGAATCCTCGTCCCCCGTCGCGTCAAGCCTGTCACAGGCCGCAGCGTGCCCGGTGGGGCGAATCAGTGCCACCGGCAGACCGTCACCTGTGGACAACCGGACGCCCTGTGGACGAGCACCCGTTCCCCCCGATGATCTGCTATGCGTGCTCGGGCTCGGCGGTCGGGTGGCTAGGTGCTCAGCCAGGACGTCAGCATCTGCCGG
The nucleotide sequence above comes from Micromonospora pallida. Encoded proteins:
- the tsf gene encoding translation elongation factor Ts; the encoded protein is MSNFTAADVKKLRDLTGAGMMDSKKALTEAEGDFDKAIEILRVKGAKDVGKRAGRTAANGLVAHSGKALLELNCETDFVAKNDAFVALAQQLVEHGERSEATTAEELLATTIDGKSVADLVQEQSAKIGEKLVLNRFAKLAGTTAVYLHRKSQDLPPAVGVLVEFTGKSDEAGDSDARAVAMQIAAMRPKYLTRDEVPAEVVESERRIAEQTAREENKPEAALPKIVEGRVNAFFKDFVLVEQASVADNKKTVKQVLAEAGIEVTRFLRFEVGQA
- the rpsB gene encoding 30S ribosomal protein S2, with amino-acid sequence MAVVTMRQLLESGVHFGHQTRRWNPKMKRFIMTERNGIYIIDLRQTLDYIEKAYDFVRNTVAEGGSVLFVGTKKQAQEAIAEQATRVGQPYVNHRWLGGMLTNFQTVYKRLQRMKELEALGDLSGTAAGYTKKETLQLSREKIKLSRTLGGLRDMQKLPAAIWVVDTKKEHIAVDEARKLNIPVIAVLDTNCDPDEVDFPIPGNDDAIRSAELLTKVVAAAVADGLIARSGRRRGADEKPEAGAVGTDEPLPEWERELLEEPKKADEEQPAAAAAEQPAAAAAE
- a CDS encoding YraN family protein, which translates into the protein MTRRSQAVGAYGERCAVRHLIGTGLRPVARNWRCPDGEIDIIAWDGDVLAFCEVKTRRDDSFGSPAEAVVPAKARRLRGLAVRWLAETGTRADDLRFDVLSVHLSEAGAARVEHLKGAF
- a CDS encoding YifB family Mg chelatase-like AAA ATPase; the encoded protein is MSYARVLCVGLVGVTGHVVEVEADLASGLPAVAISGLPDTALHEARDRVRAAIVNSGETWPNRRITLNLLPATLPKYGSAFDVAIAAALLGSAGQLPLLPLEGVVLLGELGLDGAVRPVRGVLPMVAAAARAGVTRAIVPAQNAAEAAVIPGVRVRAVDSLHRLVAFVRDGSPLDEPPPLAGAVAAPGPDLADVAGQAYARRALEVTAAGGHHLALLGPPGTGKTMLAERLPSILPTLDDEAALEVTALHSIAGLLPPGGHLLRRPPFQAPHHTATVPALVGGGPGLARPGAVSLAHRGVLFLDEAPEFSRGALDALRQPLEDGRVQLARARGSAEYPARIQLVLAANPCPCARPVGDTACECSPLARRRYLGRLSGPLRDRIDVQVTVPPLRAAQLMGTGEVSEPSAVVAARVATARAAATERWAAVGHRLNAELPGPVLRRPPFRLPAGDTAELRRRLDNGSLSARGFDRIIRLAWSIADLDGRLRPSRDDVWEAIGLRTGEGA
- a CDS encoding tyrosine recombinase XerC, encoding MALLARWPVVAAVSRADDSTRARHEALPAALRNAVDEFARHLAQVRNQSPHTVRAYVADLVSLLDHAVRMGGRAPADLDLTVLRSWLAKQRTMGAARSSLARRAATARTFSAWAHRRGLLPTDVAATLASPKAQRELPTVLRVDQAATLLDAVRHAHPAPQPPGTAEQAPQPAGTPEHTAQPAGATGLVTGTAPDGLPATAAGGRSAGADGHDEAVLSRDRALLELLYATGVRISEACGLDTGDIDHGRRVIRVLGKGDRERSVPYGLPAQRAVDDWLRHGRPVLARPGCGDALLLGARGGRLHPTTARRIVAGYADAAGLPRTSPHGLRHSAATHLLEGGADLRAVQEILGHSSLASTQIYTHVSVERLRAAYRQAHPRA
- a CDS encoding GNAT family N-acetyltransferase, which encodes MTSRVELRWPADADRRLQADVHRVLHAVVERGGAIGYLAPPTRAETDAWLDEILTLVRAGDASLVLAVAEGRVVATGLWRRGPKPVFGHSAEVQKVMAHPAARGLGLGRTVTEALVDDARKAGIETLTLGVRGNNHGAIELYERLGFREWGRLPNFIAVGDERYDDVRMSLDLGRAPNVVLRGSPADGPGSSPRRG
- a CDS encoding aminotransferase class V-fold PLP-dependent enzyme, with the protein product MTVPQPPAPLPGARLLFSLDPAVSQLNHGAFGTVPLPVQRAQQRLRDEMEANPHRFFSRGLVERLGHARRHLAGFLGADPEGSALVGNTTTGVAVVLQSLRLRPGDEVLITDHCYGAVALSVHRECQRTGASSRVLPVPLSATDEEIVESFRAGLRPGRTRLLVVDQLTSATARLFPVAAIVGVAREQGVPVLVDAAHVPGMLPVTVESIGADFWVGNLHKWGFAPRGTALLAVRPPWRERIEPLTVSWEQESGFPARVEWQATLDYTGWLAAPVGVYTLRNLGVERVREHNAALAAYGQRVVGDALGVAPTHLPDPGGPAVAMRLIPLPPGMATTVETAKALRDRIADRLATELAVMAWGGRGWLRLCGQVYNSAEEYERLAVRLPPLLAQR